From one Anguilla rostrata isolate EN2019 chromosome 12, ASM1855537v3, whole genome shotgun sequence genomic stretch:
- the LOC135235965 gene encoding spartin-like isoform X5, giving the protein MEKAKQEAFDKARLQVIKDGYEKAFECINTGLTEDEVGHKQQALQLYREGRQHLLRAITVPAQGEECVGEAWDSARQMQQKMQETLNNITTRLAAMETSAEPETTTANATPGAGAAGAAHQSLYPKLPPSEKPERPAPPNVLLPNGQPVGAGGRVFPGNQAPLPIPGDFPPAYSAQAAEGHVSISYGTDSGEMSLVGDEFYAQRSGSSSSLQDLGEDGEVLLLLPQGVQIFFVTPDGQVSAPSYPGYLRVVKFTSESPASAPNRPPAFLQVCDWLYPLMFTDSPVLLCNTGVFMFPDLMAPTQGSYVGVVLSSELPASDRELFKDVLSQLTDLRVQISGVFESLKDVFTKAPDGTGDSIDLSQKVPLVPPQEESLVEDEKLLPEWSEKVAQGILSGASWLSWGLAKGAEYTGKAIHMGASKLREHITPEDTPTIVSPTVTKGLHVARQATGGAVKVSQLLVEGVCTVAGRVGKQLAPRVKKHGGKLIPESLKKDKDGRSNVDGAMVVAASGMQGFATMWMSLEAAAKNIAKSMATETVTTVRHKYGTEAGQATDSAVNSAINVGVTAFNIDNLGMKAVVKKTGKETAQAILEDYRIQDQPKDEKQEKKPGRKPK; this is encoded by the exons ATGGAGAAAGCCAAACAGGAGGCGTTTGATAAAGCCAGGCTACAGGTCATAAAGGATGGCTATGAGAAGGCCTTTGAGTGCATAAACACGGGTCTGACTGAGGACGAGGTGGGCCATAAGCAGCAGGCACTACAGCTGTACAGAGAGGGGCGGCAGCACCTCCTCAGGGCCATCACCGTGCCTGCCCAGGGGGAGGAGTGCGTGGGCGAGGCCTGGGACTCCGCCCGCCAGATGCAGCAGAAGATGCAGGAGACCCTGAACAACATCACCACCCGCCTGGCCGCGATGGAGACGTCCGCTGAGCCCGAAACGACGACAGCCAACGCGACGCCAGGGGCGGGCGCTGCTGGGGCCGCCCACCAGTCCCTCtaccccaaactcccccccaGTGAGAAACCAGAGAGGCCAGCTCCGCCCAACGTCCTCTTGCCCAACGGCCAGCCAGTCGGAGCCGGGGGCAGAGTGTTTCCAGGAAACCAGGCGCCTCTGCCCATCCCCGGCGACTTTCCCCCGGCCTACTCGGCCCAAGCGGCTGAGGGCCATGTCAGCATCTCGTACGGCACAGACTCCGGGGAGATGTCGCTGGTGGGGGACGAGTTCTATGCCCAGAGGTCGGGCTCCAGCAGCTCCCTGCAGGATTTGGGGGAGGACGGAGAggtgctgctcctcctccctcagggGGTGCAGATATTCTTTGTTACGCCCGACGGGCAAGTCAGCGCCCCCTCTTACCCCGGGTACCTGCGTGTCGTCAAATTCACCAGCGAGAGCCCGGCCAGCGCCCCCAACAGGCCACCGGCATTCCTGCAG GTATGCGACTGGCTGTACCCCCTGATGTTCACAGACTCGCCAGTGTTGCTGTGCAACACCGGAGTGTTCATGTTCCCTGACCTGATGGCCCCCACGCAGGGGTCCTATGTGGGGGTGGTGCTGTCCTCTGAACTGCCTGCTTCAGATCGGGAGCTGTTTAAGGACGTCCTCTCGCAGCTCACCGATCTCAGAGTGCAG ATTTCAGGGGTATTTGAGTCTTTAAAAGATGTGTTTACAAAG GCTCCAGACGGAACCGGCGACTCCATTGATCTGAGCCAGAAGGTTCCCCTGGTTCCCCCCCAGGAGGAGTCCCTAGTCGAGGATGAGAAGCTCCTGCCAGAGTGGAGCGAGAAGGTGGCCCAGGGCATCCTCTCAG GGGCTTCGTGGCTGAGCTGGGGATTGGCGAAAGGAGCGGAGTACACTGGCAAGGCCATCCACATGGGGGCGTCCAAACTACGGGAGCACATCACCCCTGAGGACACACCCACCATCGTCAGCCCCACCGTCACCAAAGGGCTGCACGTTGCCAGGCAGGCCACTGGGGGCGCTGTCAAAGTCAGCCAGCTCCTAG tggAAGGCGTGTGCACCGTGGCAGGACGTGTCGGCAAGCAGCTGGCGCCTCGGGTAAAGAAACACGGGGGCAAACTGATACCAGAGTCCCTGAAAAAGGACAAGGACGGGCGCTCCAACGTAGACGGGGCCATGGTGGTCGCAGCCAGCGGCATGCAAG GATTCGCGACCATGTGGATGAGCCTGGAGGCGGCGGCCAAGAACATCGCCAAGAGCATGGCCACGGAGACGGTCACCACTGTGAGGCACAA GTACGGCACGGAGGCCGGCCAAGCCACAGACAGCGCCGTGAACTCCGCCATCAACGTAGGCGTGACCGCCTTCAACATCGACAACCTGGGCATGAAGGCTGTGGTGAAGAAGACGGGCAAGGAGACGGCCCAGGCCATCCTGGAGGACTACAGGATCCAGGACCAGCCCAAGGACGAGAAGCAAGAAAAGAAGCCAGGAAGAAAGCCCAAATAG
- the LOC135235965 gene encoding spartin-like isoform X8 — protein MEKAKQEAFDKARLQVIKDGYEKAFECINTGLTEDEVGHKQQALQLYREGRQHLLRAITVPAQGEECVGEAWDSARQMQQKMQETLNNITTRLAAMETSAEPETTTANATPGAGAAGAAHQSLYPKLPPSEKPERPAPPNVLLPNGQPVGAGGRVFPGNQAPLPIPGDFPPAYSAQAAEGHVSISYGTDSGEMSLVGDEFYAQRSGSSSSLQDLGEDGEVLLLLPQGVQIFFVTPDGQVSAPSYPGYLRVVKFTSESPASAPNRPPAFLQVCDWLYPLMFTDSPVLLCNTGVFMFPDLMAPTQGSYVGVVLSSELPASDRELFKDVLSQLTDLRVQISGVFESLKDVFTKAPDGTGDSIDLSQKVPLVPPQEESLVEDEKLLPEWSEKVAQGILSGASWLSWGLAKGAEYTGKAIHMGASKLREHITPEDTPTIVSPTVTKGLHVARQATGGAVKVSQLLVEGVCTVAGRVGKQLAPRVKKHGGKLIPESLKKDKDGRSNVDGAMVVAASGMQGITGARRAILQQQRGSACCPLAVIRDHVDEPGGGGQEHRQEHGHGDGHHCTARRPAKPQTAP, from the exons ATGGAGAAAGCCAAACAGGAGGCGTTTGATAAAGCCAGGCTACAGGTCATAAAGGATGGCTATGAGAAGGCCTTTGAGTGCATAAACACGGGTCTGACTGAGGACGAGGTGGGCCATAAGCAGCAGGCACTACAGCTGTACAGAGAGGGGCGGCAGCACCTCCTCAGGGCCATCACCGTGCCTGCCCAGGGGGAGGAGTGCGTGGGCGAGGCCTGGGACTCCGCCCGCCAGATGCAGCAGAAGATGCAGGAGACCCTGAACAACATCACCACCCGCCTGGCCGCGATGGAGACGTCCGCTGAGCCCGAAACGACGACAGCCAACGCGACGCCAGGGGCGGGCGCTGCTGGGGCCGCCCACCAGTCCCTCtaccccaaactcccccccaGTGAGAAACCAGAGAGGCCAGCTCCGCCCAACGTCCTCTTGCCCAACGGCCAGCCAGTCGGAGCCGGGGGCAGAGTGTTTCCAGGAAACCAGGCGCCTCTGCCCATCCCCGGCGACTTTCCCCCGGCCTACTCGGCCCAAGCGGCTGAGGGCCATGTCAGCATCTCGTACGGCACAGACTCCGGGGAGATGTCGCTGGTGGGGGACGAGTTCTATGCCCAGAGGTCGGGCTCCAGCAGCTCCCTGCAGGATTTGGGGGAGGACGGAGAggtgctgctcctcctccctcagggGGTGCAGATATTCTTTGTTACGCCCGACGGGCAAGTCAGCGCCCCCTCTTACCCCGGGTACCTGCGTGTCGTCAAATTCACCAGCGAGAGCCCGGCCAGCGCCCCCAACAGGCCACCGGCATTCCTGCAG GTATGCGACTGGCTGTACCCCCTGATGTTCACAGACTCGCCAGTGTTGCTGTGCAACACCGGAGTGTTCATGTTCCCTGACCTGATGGCCCCCACGCAGGGGTCCTATGTGGGGGTGGTGCTGTCCTCTGAACTGCCTGCTTCAGATCGGGAGCTGTTTAAGGACGTCCTCTCGCAGCTCACCGATCTCAGAGTGCAG ATTTCAGGGGTATTTGAGTCTTTAAAAGATGTGTTTACAAAG GCTCCAGACGGAACCGGCGACTCCATTGATCTGAGCCAGAAGGTTCCCCTGGTTCCCCCCCAGGAGGAGTCCCTAGTCGAGGATGAGAAGCTCCTGCCAGAGTGGAGCGAGAAGGTGGCCCAGGGCATCCTCTCAG GGGCTTCGTGGCTGAGCTGGGGATTGGCGAAAGGAGCGGAGTACACTGGCAAGGCCATCCACATGGGGGCGTCCAAACTACGGGAGCACATCACCCCTGAGGACACACCCACCATCGTCAGCCCCACCGTCACCAAAGGGCTGCACGTTGCCAGGCAGGCCACTGGGGGCGCTGTCAAAGTCAGCCAGCTCCTAG tggAAGGCGTGTGCACCGTGGCAGGACGTGTCGGCAAGCAGCTGGCGCCTCGGGTAAAGAAACACGGGGGCAAACTGATACCAGAGTCCCTGAAAAAGGACAAGGACGGGCGCTCCAACGTAGACGGGGCCATGGTGGTCGCAGCCAGCGGCATGCAAG GGATTACAGGTGCTCGGCGTGCGATTCTACAGCAACAACGTGGCTCAGCTTGTTGTCCCTTAGCCGT GATTCGCGACCATGTGGATGAGCCTGGAGGCGGCGGCCAAGAACATCGCCAAGAGCATGGCCACGGAGACGGTCACCACT GTACGGCACGGAGGCCGGCCAAGCCACAGACAGCGCCGTGA
- the LOC135235965 gene encoding spartin-like isoform X7 has translation MEKAKQEAFDKARLQVIKDGYEKAFECINTGLTEDEVGHKQQALQLYREGRQHLLRAITVPAQGEECVGEAWDSARQMQQKMQETLNNITTRLAAMETSAEPETTTANATPGAGAAGAAHQSLYPKLPPSEKPERPAPPNVLLPNGQPVGAGGRVFPGNQAPLPIPGDFPPAYSAQAAEGHVSISYGTDSGEMSLVGDEFYAQRSGSSSSLQDLGEDGEVLLLLPQGVQIFFVTPDGQVSAPSYPGYLRVVKFTSESPASAPNRPPAFLQVCDWLYPLMFTDSPVLLCNTGVFMFPDLMAPTQGSYVGVVLSSELPASDRELFKDVLSQLTDLRVQAPDGTGDSIDLSQKVPLVPPQEESLVEDEKLLPEWSEKVAQGILSGASWLSWGLAKGAEYTGKAIHMGASKLREHITPEDTPTIVSPTVTKGLHVARQATGGAVKVSQLLVEGVCTVAGRVGKQLAPRVKKHGGKLIPESLKKDKDGRSNVDGAMVVAASGMQGFATMWMSLEAAAKNIAKSMATETVTTVRHKYGTEAGQATDSAVNSAINVGVTAFNIDNLGMKAVVKKTGKETAQAILEDYRIQDQPKDEKQEKKPGRKPK, from the exons ATGGAGAAAGCCAAACAGGAGGCGTTTGATAAAGCCAGGCTACAGGTCATAAAGGATGGCTATGAGAAGGCCTTTGAGTGCATAAACACGGGTCTGACTGAGGACGAGGTGGGCCATAAGCAGCAGGCACTACAGCTGTACAGAGAGGGGCGGCAGCACCTCCTCAGGGCCATCACCGTGCCTGCCCAGGGGGAGGAGTGCGTGGGCGAGGCCTGGGACTCCGCCCGCCAGATGCAGCAGAAGATGCAGGAGACCCTGAACAACATCACCACCCGCCTGGCCGCGATGGAGACGTCCGCTGAGCCCGAAACGACGACAGCCAACGCGACGCCAGGGGCGGGCGCTGCTGGGGCCGCCCACCAGTCCCTCtaccccaaactcccccccaGTGAGAAACCAGAGAGGCCAGCTCCGCCCAACGTCCTCTTGCCCAACGGCCAGCCAGTCGGAGCCGGGGGCAGAGTGTTTCCAGGAAACCAGGCGCCTCTGCCCATCCCCGGCGACTTTCCCCCGGCCTACTCGGCCCAAGCGGCTGAGGGCCATGTCAGCATCTCGTACGGCACAGACTCCGGGGAGATGTCGCTGGTGGGGGACGAGTTCTATGCCCAGAGGTCGGGCTCCAGCAGCTCCCTGCAGGATTTGGGGGAGGACGGAGAggtgctgctcctcctccctcagggGGTGCAGATATTCTTTGTTACGCCCGACGGGCAAGTCAGCGCCCCCTCTTACCCCGGGTACCTGCGTGTCGTCAAATTCACCAGCGAGAGCCCGGCCAGCGCCCCCAACAGGCCACCGGCATTCCTGCAG GTATGCGACTGGCTGTACCCCCTGATGTTCACAGACTCGCCAGTGTTGCTGTGCAACACCGGAGTGTTCATGTTCCCTGACCTGATGGCCCCCACGCAGGGGTCCTATGTGGGGGTGGTGCTGTCCTCTGAACTGCCTGCTTCAGATCGGGAGCTGTTTAAGGACGTCCTCTCGCAGCTCACCGATCTCAGAGTGCAG GCTCCAGACGGAACCGGCGACTCCATTGATCTGAGCCAGAAGGTTCCCCTGGTTCCCCCCCAGGAGGAGTCCCTAGTCGAGGATGAGAAGCTCCTGCCAGAGTGGAGCGAGAAGGTGGCCCAGGGCATCCTCTCAG GGGCTTCGTGGCTGAGCTGGGGATTGGCGAAAGGAGCGGAGTACACTGGCAAGGCCATCCACATGGGGGCGTCCAAACTACGGGAGCACATCACCCCTGAGGACACACCCACCATCGTCAGCCCCACCGTCACCAAAGGGCTGCACGTTGCCAGGCAGGCCACTGGGGGCGCTGTCAAAGTCAGCCAGCTCCTAG tggAAGGCGTGTGCACCGTGGCAGGACGTGTCGGCAAGCAGCTGGCGCCTCGGGTAAAGAAACACGGGGGCAAACTGATACCAGAGTCCCTGAAAAAGGACAAGGACGGGCGCTCCAACGTAGACGGGGCCATGGTGGTCGCAGCCAGCGGCATGCAAG GATTCGCGACCATGTGGATGAGCCTGGAGGCGGCGGCCAAGAACATCGCCAAGAGCATGGCCACGGAGACGGTCACCACTGTGAGGCACAA GTACGGCACGGAGGCCGGCCAAGCCACAGACAGCGCCGTGAACTCCGCCATCAACGTAGGCGTGACCGCCTTCAACATCGACAACCTGGGCATGAAGGCTGTGGTGAAGAAGACGGGCAAGGAGACGGCCCAGGCCATCCTGGAGGACTACAGGATCCAGGACCAGCCCAAGGACGAGAAGCAAGAAAAGAAGCCAGGAAGAAAGCCCAAATAG